The following coding sequences lie in one Populus nigra chromosome 15, ddPopNigr1.1, whole genome shotgun sequence genomic window:
- the LOC133674142 gene encoding fatty-acid-binding protein 2-like produces MRNNWFFFMDLDGESQYMFPLEPLLSQGFGANLFSQLSSFVDNPLHQSRFLHVPGTMAFQEALNGMSKLAGGLIFWFTSASSSNLSRQISGKQISPTPGSCRSSAQVKNSTSTRCDLAGLGVGSVSKVESSPPVVFSTISSFVMRLLLGEAERLQPFPVLSLAASLVPPFDNLASKVLAIPLENGDVQVHASIDQRPCEVEHCGCPGLSFSDLNWTRHAVEPRTGIEFPMFLDNIVAGQERSRLTSEVLVGTGSRTMKIIRIKSLKIYAFGFYVHPNSVCEKLGPKYASIPMGELIKHRDFYEDLLREDISMTVRLVINCNGIKINTVRDAFEKSLRNRLLKTNPDTDYHCLTTFGSFFTKDIPLPAGTTVDFQRTADGQLITEIGGNQIGVVCSKDLCRAFFDMYIGDIPVSEQTKEEIGKNVASIIRKC; encoded by the exons ATGAGGAACAATTGGTTCTTTTTCATGGATTTAGATGGAGAATCTCAATACATGTTTCCCTTAGAGCCCCTATTATCACAAGGCTTTGGGGCTAATCTATTTTCTCAGCTTAGTTCATTTGTTGATAATCCTTTGCACCAATCGAGATTCCTACATGTCCCTGGAACCATGGCTTTTCAAGAAGCTTTGAACGGCATGTCGAAGCTTGCTGGtggtttgattttttggttCACTAGTGCATCTAGTTCAAATTTGAGTCGCCAAATATCAGGCAAACAGATTTCTCCCACACCAGGAAGCTGTAGATCTTCAGCACAAGTTAAGAACTCTACTTCTACTAGATGTGATCTTGCTGGTTTAGGCGTAGGTTCTGTATCAAAAGTAGAGTCTTCACCTCCTGTTGTTTTTAGTACGATCTCAAGTTTTGTGATGAGGCTCCTACTCGGGGAAGCTGAAAGACTTCAGCCATTCCCTGTCCTCTCATTAGCTGCTTCTCTGGTACCACCATTTGACAACTT AGCTTCAAAGGTACTAGCTATCCCTTTGGAGAATGGTGATGTACAAGTGCATGCATCCATAGATCAAAGGCCTTGTGAAGTTGAGCATTGTGGATGTCCAGGCCTCTCATTTTCTGATTTAAACTGGACAAGACATGCCGTTGAGCCCAGAACTGGCATTGAGTTCCCAATGTTTTTGGACAACATCGTAGCTGGACAGGAAAGATCTAGATTAACTTCAGAG GTTCTTGTTGGTACTGGATCCAGAACTATGAAAATAATCAGAATAAAGTCTCTGAAGATTTATGCTTTTGGTTTCT ATGTTCATCCTAATTCTGTCTGTGAAAAACTGGGCCCAAAGTATGCTTCCATTCCAATGGGTGAATTAATTAAACACCGTGACTTTTATGAGGACCTTCTCAG GGAAGACATCTCCATGACTGTTCGGCTTGTGATTAACTGCAATGGGATAAAAATCAATACTGTTAGGGA TGCTTTTGAGAAATCACTTCGAAACCGTTTATTGAAG ACAAACCCAGACACTGATTACCATTGCCTGACTACATTTGGTTCATTCTTCACAAAAGATATTCCACTACCCGCG GGAACAACAGTTGATTTTCAACGGACAGCTGATGGGCAACTAATAACTGAAA TTGGAGGTAACCAAATTGGAGTGGTTTGTAGCAAGGATTTATGTA GAGCCTTCTTTGACATGTACATAGGTGATATTCCTGTCTCAGAGCAAACAAAGGAAGAGATTGGCAAGAATGTTGCCAGCATTATCCGGAAGTGCTAA